A single window of Salvia splendens isolate huo1 chromosome 6, SspV2, whole genome shotgun sequence DNA harbors:
- the LOC121809132 gene encoding non-specific lipid transfer protein GPI-anchored 31-like: MAASLLLCMLLLSFSSAHSAPPPAPDCSSLVANMVDCLPFVTAGSTAQTPEGTCCSGLETVVESNPQCLCDAFKNSAQLDVTLNVSKALTLPAACLLSTPPSLSTCASLSPLAPSPSSAAGAPTTSIGGDEGAPAPSLGSSVIA; encoded by the exons ATGGCAGCTTCCTTGCTGCTGTGCATGTTGTTGCTATCTTTCTCCTCGGCGCATTCGGCTCCACCCCCGGCGCCGGACTGCTCCAGCCTGGTGGCAAACATGGTGGACTGCCTGCCGTTCGTGACGGCTGGCAGCACGGCACAGACGCCAGAGGGCACGTGCTGCTCCGGCCTGGAAACGGTTGTGGAGAGCAATCCCCAATGCCTCTGCGACGCCTTCAAGAACAGCGCCCAGCTCGACGTCACcctcaacgtctccaaagcCCTCACCCTCCCCGCCGCCTGCCTTCTCTCCACTCCTCCTTCCCTTTCCACCTGCGCAT CTCTTTCTCCACTAGCACCATCTCCGAGCTCGGCTGCGGGGGCTCCAACAACGAGCATCGGAGGTGACGAAGGCGCTCCGGCGCCCTCACTCGGTAGCTCAG TTATTGCCTGA
- the LOC121807233 gene encoding protein SODIUM POTASSIUM ROOT DEFECTIVE 2-like: protein MKGLICQSTAVCLSHEQRSVAAPERMNKYVRLGEHRHRHHHHHAKNINQPPVSHHLFQVVVMRVSIHCQGCAAKLRKHLSRMQGVTSFSINLESKMVTVAGHVSPSGVLESISKVKRAEFWSG, encoded by the exons atGAAGGGGTTGATTTGCCAGTCAACAGCAGTATGCTTGAGCCATGAGCAGCGCTCAGTGGCGGCGCCGGAGAGAATGAACAAGTACGTTAGGTTAGGGGAGCATCGCCATCGCCATCATCATCACCACGCCAAAAACATCAATCAACCGCCTGTATCTCATCATCTTTTTCAG GTGGTTGTCATGAGAGTCTCCATTCACTGTCAAGGTTGTGCTGCTAAACTCCGCAAACATCTATCCAGAATGCAAG GTGTGACGTCATTCAGCATTAACCTAGAGAGCAAGATGGTAACAGTAGCTGGACACGTGTCTCCATCTGGTGTGCTTGAGAGCATATCAAAGGTGAAAAGGGCAGAATTTTGGTCCGGTTAG
- the LOC121809134 gene encoding F-box protein CPR1-like, giving the protein MKQDFFKNLPSELTINILSRLSLRSKSISKCVCKPWLNLIESSDFVKSEIKTPPALVLLMPETSNSTQCTIIEFEDEDEEADLESYALDLQFPHLTDIEIPHGNSVSLYRARQTNGLLLLDLPTERLVYITNPLTRQHIKLCFPHVYIHDNLLNFGFCVSKISGRYKVICINGGASDAHHVYTLGTGTWRRVGAGPASGCTFSYHAYTICNGNPHWVVYDSAQTLWICCFDVETECFNIFSAPADDELIVDDELPLDVKLNVLRGCLSLSYTLDKEFLVIWLMNEYQVKESWTMEYQIVIDFDYDWSYLNICTFKIFKNGDLLMFLGDTCVIYYSYKTETTQQVGILTDELAYTMIYTPSHFSLKNFGGENVVSF; this is encoded by the coding sequence ATGAAGCAAGATTTCTTCAAGAATCTACCATCAGAACTCACAATCAACATCCTCTCACGGCTCTCTCTCCGAAGCAAATCAATCAGCAAATGCGTGTGCAAACCATGGCTCAATCTGATCGAGTCCAGCGATTTCGTCAAATCAGAAATCAAAACCCCTCCCGCCCTAGTTCTGTTGATGCCGGAGACGAGCAATTCAACTCAGTGCACCATTATCGAATTCGAAGATGAAGACGAAGAAGCGGATCTGGAGAGCTATGCTCTTGATCTTCAATTCCCCCACCTCACAGATATTGAAATCCCTCACGGAAACTCAGTATCATTATATCGAGCTCGGCAAACTAATGGATTGCTTCTTCTAGACTTACCAACAGAGCGTCTTGTATACATAACAAATCCTCTCACTCGTCAACATATCAAGCTCTGCTTCCCTCACGTATACATACATGACAATTTGTTGAATTTTGGATTTTGTGTGAGCAAAATTAGTGGGCGATATAAGGTCATCTGTATCAATGGGGGCGCTTCCGATGCTCATCATGTATACACTCTCGGAACAGGAACATGGAGGCGCGTTGGAGCTGGCCCCGCTTCTGGTTGCACATTTTCTTACCATGCATACACTATATGTAATGGCAACCCCCATTGGGTAGTATATGATTCTGCTCAAACCTTATGGATctgttgttttgatgttgaaacAGAATGTTTTAACATCTTCTCTGCCCCTGCCGATGATGAACTTATTGTTGATGATGAACTTCCTTTGGATGTGAAGTTGAATGTTTTGAGGGGCTGCCTTTCTTTGTCTTACACATTAGACAAAGAATTCCTCGTCATCTGGTTGATGAACGAATACCAAGTCAAGGAATCTTGGACCATGGAGTACCAGATTGTTATTGATTTTGATTATGATTGGAgttatttgaatatttgtacattcaaaattttcaaaaatggtGACTTGTTGATGTTTCTGGGAGACACGTGCGTCATCTACTACTCATACAAGACGGAAACTACGCAACAAGTCGGTATACTTACAGATGAACTTGCCTATACCATGATTTATACTCCTAGCCATTTCTCACTCAAGAATTTCGGAGGTGAGAATGTGGTCTCGTTCTAG